The DNA window CTTTCTTGAGCGAGTCAAGCATATCGCCGACACGCGGTGCTTCCTGAGGACCCGTGGACGGCACGCCGGTATCCTCCCCGGACTGCTCGGAAGTTCCAGCCGCAGCCGCTTCTGTAGTGGCCGAAGCCGAAGCGGTCGAACTTGCCGGAGCGGCCGAGTTCGATTCGCCGGTGGAAGGTCGGGCGAAGATGACGCCCTCACGGATATCGACTTCGAAGGTCTGAACCGGCTGCGTGGCCGGCATGCACAACGGAGCTCCCGATTTCAGATCAAAGCGGGCGCCGTGCCGGGGACATTCGATCGAGTTCTCGATGATGGCACCGTCTGTCAGCGGCTGACCATCGTGAGTACAGACGTCCTCGATAGCGAAGTACTCGCCTTCGAGCTGGACAATCAGTGCAGGAAGATCGTCAATGATTACGGAGACTCGATCCGTTCCCGCGAAATCATCCACATTGGCAACCTGTTCCCAAGCCGTTTCACTCATCGTTCGCTCTAATCTCTTCAATCGAAGGGTGTTGTTGTCTGTTGTTCTCAATTATACGCCGCATCAGGCGGCCTGTAACTGTCCGTCCGGTGGTTAGTCTTCGATACCGAAGCCGAGCTTCTCCTGCACGGTCTGACTCAACGTATGTCGGACGAGTTCGACCGGAATCCTGTCGAATACCTGGGAGAAGAAGCCTTCGACGATGATGTGCATGGCTTCCTGCCGCGAGATACCGCGGCTCAAGCAGTACAGAATCTGCTCGTCATCGACCTGGCCAGCCGTGGCAGCGTGAGTACACCGCACATCATCGGCGTTGATCTCAAGTCCCGGAATGGCGTCGACTCGGGCGTCCCGACTGAGGATCAGCGAGTCATTCCGCTGATATCCATCCGTCAGCTGAGCGACTTCGTCAACTTCGATCATCCCGCGCCAGATCATCCGGGCCCGATCCCGCACAACCTCTTTGTAGAGGAGGTCCGAAGTGGTATTCGGAGCCTTATGAGCCTGACGGGTGTAGTAAGAAATCTTCTGTCGTTCGGTCGCGAAGGCGACTCCGTTGACCTGAGCCGTGGCTCCTTTGCCGTCGAGCATGACATCCTGGTGCACGTGGGAGAACTTGCTCCCCAGAGCCGAAACAGTCCACTGCAGCGACCCGTCTCGTGCCACTCGTCCGCACTGGTGAGCGAAGTGGAACACTCGTTCGTTCCAGGTTTGCAGCTGGACATAAGCCAGGTGAGCTCCCGCTCCGACGATCAATTCGATCGCACCCATATGCATGCCGGCTGCATTGGAATCGGCCGAAGAGGTTTCTTCCAGCAGCGTAGCGCGGGCACCATCTTCGAGAACGACGAGGGTGTGCGAGAAATCGGCCGTGCCGGAACGAGACAGCCCAATCAGGCTGTGCAACGGCTGTGTCAGCTCAACATTTCGCGGAACGTACAGGAACGCTCCGCCGGTCCAGAATGCGGAATGCCAGGCCGAAAAACGGTCCGTGTCGGTTTGCACCGCATGCGTCAGCAGATGCTTCTGCAGCAATTCCGGGTGCTTCTCCACGGCTTCCGCCAGGCTGCAGAAGATCACGCCCTTTTCGGCGAGCTCGTTCTGAAGCTGGCTCTGTACAGGCGTGCCATCGATATGCTCCACCTGACCGGCGAACTCGCCCCGCTCCGTCATCAGGTTGTTGAATTGCCCTGTGGCGCTGGAGTTATCTCCAGTGGTGCGAATGCGGTAATCACCCGGACGGAAGAGCCGCAAATCGAGTCGGCGGAATTCCTCGGGATCGAGTTCCTGCTCGCAATATTGCTGGTAAAGAGCGAACGCGTCGCGTCGCTTCTGCTGCAACCATTCGGGCTCGTTCCGGCTGTCGAGGAATGCCTCGAATCCGTCGGCCGTCGTGATGGCGAATTCTGCTTCACTAATCTCCATGTCTGCTGCTCTTGTTCTTGCTATCTATGCGTCATCAAAGAGATCCACAGCAGTGGATCCTGAACGCGTCTCCTGTTTTCGGCAGAACGCGTTGTGAATGTTTCGAATCGGTCTGGGCGAATGCACTGCCGGACGAGCCGGCATTGGCACTTCCCGAGAATTAGAACGTGTGAAGAAAGGACGGCGCTGGCCTGGCCAGTGCTCGTCCAACCTTCTTTTCGGATCCCGGTGGCGTAGCCAGCGGCACACGTTAATTCGACCGAACCCTAACCGACCGAACCTTCCATTTGCAGTTCGATCAGGCGGTTCATTTCCACTGCATATTCCATTGGCAGTTCCTTGACGAGCGGCTCGATGAAGCCGGTCACGATCATGGCCGAGGCTTCCGCCTCGGTGAGACCGCGGCTGGTCAAGTACAGCAACTGCTCTTCGGCGATTTTCGACACCGATGCTTCGTGCTCGATGGCGACGTTGCTCTCGTCGATTTCGATATACGGATACGTGTCGCTCTTACTTTCCGGATCGAGAATGAGAGCATCGCAAACGACGTTCGACTTACAGTTTTCAGCTCCGTCCTGAACCTTGACCAGTCCGCGGTAGCTGGAGCGTCCGCCGTCTTTCGAGATACTCTTCGAAATGATTCGACTCGAAGTGTTCGGAGCACAGTGCACCATCTTCGCACCGGCGTCCTGATGCTGACCGTTCGAGGCGAAGGCGATCGACAGTGTTTCTCCGCGAGCACCCGGTTCCATCAGATAGATGGCCGGATACTTCATGGTCAGCTTGGAACCCAGGTTTCCGTCGACCCACTCCATGAGGGAGTCGCCGTAAGCCATCGCCCGCTTGGTCACCAGGTTATACACGTTGTTCGACCAGTTCTGGATCGTCGTGTAACGACAGCGTCCGCCACGCTTCACGATGATCTCGACAACAGCCGAGTGCAGACTGTCGCTGCTGTAGGTCGGAGCCGTACAGCCTTCGACGTAGTGAACCGAAGCTCCTTCGTCGACGATGATCAGCGTCCGCTCGAACTGGCCCATGTTCTGGGTGTTGATGCGGAAGTAAGCCTGCAGCGGGAAGTCGATCTTTACGCCCGGTGGGACATAAATGAACGATCCGCCCGACCACACGGCCGAGTTCAACGCGGCGAATTTATTGTCTGCCGGCGGAATGACCGTGCCGAAGTGTTCGCGGAACAACTCCGGATGATCCCGGAGAGCGGAATCGGTGTCGGTGAAGATCACGCCCTGCTTGGACAGATCTTCCTGAAGAGATCCGTAGACCACTTCCGACTCGTACTGAGCCTTCACGCCTGCCAGATATTTTTTCTCCGCTTCGGGAATCCCGAGCCGGTCGTACGTCTTCCGAATGTCTTCCGGAACGTCGTCCCAGGATTTTTCCTGACCCTGGGAAGCCTTGACGTAATAGTAAATATCCTGGAAGTCGAGATCGGAGAGATTTCCACCCCAGTACGGCATAGGCTTCTGGAAAAAGAGCTCGAGGGACTTCAGGCGGAAATCCCGCATCCACTCCGGCTCTTTCTTCATTTCCGAGATTTGAGCCACGATCTGAGGATCGAGACCCTTACGGCTGGTGAATGCGTAAGTATCCGTAGGGTCGTGGAACCCAAAACGGTATTCGCCGATGTCGACCTTGTTCTTTTCAACAGCGTCTGTAGACACAACAAACTCCTCTCGATTTCAAACCGTTTCGGCAAGCGAGACGGGGACGTATTCCTTGATCAATCTGTTCGACCGCCCGAAGAAACCCCGAGCGGTGTCGAGATTGCTTATTTCGTCAGGGTTTCCTGCTGCTGCTCTTCCCAGGCGGCTTCCTCTGGATGACGTTTGCGGACTTCATCGTATCCATTGGCGTGCAGATCATGTGCCAGTGCGGCGTCGCCGGTTTCGACGATTTTGCCCGCAAGCATCACGTGGGTGAATTGCGGCTCGTTATATTCCAGCAGTCGCTCGTGGTGCGTGATGATAAGCACGCCCATTTCCGGCCCAGCCAGTTTCGACAGCCCTTCGCTGACGACTCGTACGGCATCGCTGTCGAGACCACTGTCGGTCTCATCGAGCAAAGCGAACTTCGGCTTGAGCATCGCCAGCTGAAGAATCTCCATCCGCTTCTTCTCTCCCCCCGAGAACCCTTCGTTGAGGTAACGGGTGGCGAAGGCGGAATCCATATTGAGCTGCTGCATGGTTTCGCGAAGCTCGGTGCGGAACTCCCGCATCGAAATCAGGCCTTCCCCTTCTTTGCGATCCGGGTTCCGCACATTGGACAGTGCCAGTCGCAGGAAGTCGGCGACCTTCACCCCCGGAATTGTCACCGGGTACTGAAACGCCAGAAACAGTCCCAGACGAGCCCGATCGGAGGGATCCATCTCGTTCAGCTCAACGCCGTCGATTTCGATCCGTCCCTTAGTCACTTCATACTTCGGGTGGCCGATCAACGTGTAGGCGAGTGTACTTTTTCCGGAGCCGTTCGGGCCCATCAGTGCGTGGATTTCGCCCTGACGGATCTCAAGATTGACCCCCTTCAGGATTTCCGTATCGCCAACGTTGACGTGCAGATCTTCGATTTTCAAAAGAGCATTCATGATCGTGATATTACTTCCTGCTGTTAAACATCTCCGGCTGCCCGGCCGGTTCTCACTTTGTTACTCAGAATCTGTCGACAGTAGTACGGGTTCGAATCGGCAACAGCTGTGTCCATCGACACAACGCTGCGTCAGTTGGAGCGGCATGCCGAGAATCTGTTCGAACACCGATTGCTCCAGATCGCAGATGGAACGGTCGTCGACGGCCAAATCGTGGTAAGGACAGGCTTTCTCGGTCAGGCAGACCGAATCGTCCTCCTGTTCGACCTGAATATCGAAACCATGCTTCAACAGAGCCTGCTGAAGCTGCTGGATCCGCTCGGCTGGATCAGCCGCGTTCACATTCTCCCCGTACCGGTTCACCAGAGTTCGCCGCAATTCATCGGCGATTCGGGAACGCAGCTGTTCGTCGGGGATACTGGTCAGTTGCCGCCAGAGGACTGTTGCCAGCTCGTAGTAGTTATCTCCGAGCAGGCGGCGTCCGTCTCCGGTGACCGAATATTTATGCTGAGGTCGTCCCCTGCCGTGACGGACGGCAGTTCGTTCAATCAGACCTGCTGCCTGCAGCCGGCTGAGCCGCTGACGGACAGCATTGGTTGTAACCTGTTCAGCATCACAGATTTGGGCAATCGTTGCTTCGCCCAGTTCATTGAGATGACTGAGAAATTCCCGATCTGATTGTTTGATGGAATCAAGCATATCGATTTTGGTGGGCGTTGTCCCCTGGTGGAAAAATCCGACGCTTTCAAGGGAGCCGCCACGGGGATTGTAGGGATATCAATAATAAAAACAATGGAAATTGTTTCAAATAAATCCGTGACTGTCGGGCTCAGTTCCCGTTTTGCCCTAAGTCCAGATGAGTTATGGTGGTCCGACCGCTCAGCTTGGTCGGGTCTTGACTTCGACAGCTTGAAATAAACCTTGGACGGGAAGATCAGCAATGGCACAGAAAGAGCAGTGGGGAACTCGGATCGGGGTGATTCTGGCGGTCGCCGGTTCGGCGGTCGGCCTCGGGAATTTTCTGAGATTTCCCGGCCAGGCCGCTCAGAACGGCGGCGGTGCCTTCATGATTCCCTATTTTATCTCGCTCCTGCTGCTGGGAATCCCCCTCTGCTGGGCCGAGTGGACGATGGGCCGGTTTGCCGGCACACGGGGGTTTCACTCCGCTCCCGGGATTTTCATCGTCCTCTGCCGGAACACGTTTGCTCGCTACTTCGGCACGCTGGCCCTGCTCGTTCCTCTCGTCATCTATATGTATTATGTCGTGATCGAAGCCTGGTGTCTCAGCTACGCCATCAGCTATCTCGACGGCAGTCTGATGCCCGCCAGCAATCCGGGGGCCTACGATGAATACTTTGGTTCCCTGGTCGGGATGGGCCAGGACGGGGCCCTGTTTCGTCCCGGACACCGCGATTTTCTCGGAATCCTGATCTTCACGTTCGCGATGAACTTCTTTTTCATCTACCGAGGGATTACCAAAGGCATCGAAGCGTTCTGTCGGGTGGCGATGCCGATCATGGTCATTCTGGCCCTCGTCGTCCTCGTCCGCGTCCTTACCCTGGGAACGCCCGATCCGGGAAGCCCGGAGCGGAACGTCGTGAATGGGCTCGGCAGCATGTGGAATCCCAATTTCTCCAAGCTCAGCAATCCAAGCACCTGGCTGGCGGCCTCCGGGCAGATCTTCTTCAGCCTTTCGGTCGGCTTCGGCGTCATTATTAACTATGCCAGCTACATGCGGAAGAACGATGACGTCGCACTGAGCGGCCTGACAGCCACGAGTATGAACGAATTTTTTGAGGTCTGTCTGGGTGGGCTGATTACTCTGCCGGCCGCCTTTATCTTTCTGGGAGTCGCTGCCCAGGATATGGGAACATTTGGACTCGGCTTCACAGCCCTGCCGAGCGTATTTGCCGTGATGCCCGCGGGCCAGCTTTTCGGCTTCCTCTGGTTCATCATGCTGTTTATCGCAGCAATCACGAGTAGCCTGTCCATGCTGCAGCCCGTGATTGCGTTCTTTGAAGAAGGTCTCGGGCTTAAGCGACATGCGGCTGCCGCGATTCTGGGACTGATCTCAGCGATCGGTTCCGGCTTCGTCGTCTACTTCTCCAAGGACCTGAAAGCTCTCGACACCATGGATTTCTGGGTCGGGACCATGTGCATCTTTATTCTGGCAATGTTCCAGGCGACGGTTTACAGCATTGCATTCTCGGTGCAGTCAGGGCATGCGGCCCTGCACGAGGGGTCGCACATTCGAGTTCCGATTGCTCTGCAGTATCTTCTGAAGTTCGTCACACCGGTCTACCTGCTGCTGATCTTCGTGGCCTTCTGCATCTTCAATGTGCCAGACTATTTCTCGGCAATCGGGAAGAGCGAAGTGGCTCTGGCTTCGATCATGTTTATTTCCATCGTTGGAGCATTTCTGCTCGTGATGGTGCACATCGCCGGGATTCGCTGGATGCGGGAAGGGAAATTGAACTTCCTGCTCGAGGAGGCGGAAAGCGAGCAGACCGAGAGCGACTCTCCTGCCGTTTAGGCCGCCTCCGTAACCACAGTTTTTCCTCGCACAATTGCTGCTTCCAGGAGTCCGATCATGACGTCACTCGGCTGGTTAATGATGACCGTTTCGGTCACCACCGTACTTTGTCTCGTCAGCTTCTGCCTGACGAAAGTTCTCAGTCTGCCTGCAGTGGACATGGAAGAGGTGAAGGGGCCGCTGGAAATCGATACCGGCGACACGGAAGACGCTGACTGAATCGGCGGCGCGACGACTACGACTCGAGGCGGAGACGCTGTTCCCGCCAGGCATCGCGGCGGCATTTGCCTTCGGCCAGCAGTGCCTTTAATTCGTCAGCGTTGTCCTGCTCGATGGCCGTGATGAGATGCGTGAGCTTCTCCTGAAACTCGCGGGCGGCAGCCAGCGTCGCCGCGGCATTCTGGCGGAAGATCGACGTCCACAACTCGGGATCGCCTGCCGCGATCCGAGTGCTGTCGCGGAATCCGGAGGAAGCGAGTCTCAAGTGATCTTCCTGAACGGCGGCCGCGAGAGCCGCAGCGACCAGATGCGGCAGATGACTGGTCATCGCCAGAACTGAGTCATGCTCTTCCGGCTGCATGGTCAGGACATTTCCACCGAGTGCCTGCCAGAAGGTTCTGACTCGCCGCGTGTGAATGTCCGCAGTTTCCGCAGTCGGTGTCAGGACAATCGTCGCTTTCTCGAACAGGTCCGGGTCGGCAAACTCGAACCCCGTCTTGTCGGAGCCCGCAAGCGGATGTCCGGGAACGTACTGAGACGCATCGATTCCTTCCGCCTGCAATTCCCGGACGATCTCCCCTTTCACGCTGCCGGCATCGGTAATGGTCGCGCTGTCCCGCATGTGGGGCAGCATTTGGGCCACCTGGGAGGCGATGAGATCGACCGGCGTGCAGATGATAATGAGATCTGCCTGAGCAGCTGCGGACTCCGGCTCCGTTGAGCCCCGGTCAATTACTCCCTGCTCGACCGCTTTCTGCAGCCGCGCCTGGTTTTTGCCGATGCCGATGACCTCCGAAACGACGCCTCGACTGCGGGCCGCTCGCGCAATGGAGCCCCCGATCAGTCCGACGCCGCAGATGGCCAGGCAGCCGATGGATTCATTTTGATGGTCAGCAGGGTTCATCCTTCAATCTTAACGTATCAAATGGACCGAAGCGAACTTTGTTGCCGCCCCAGATTGCCCGAACGGTAGATTTCGCGGCACTTTGTCGAAAGTCGATTTCATCGATGGATCTTCTTGAGGTTCCGCTCGGACCCGGATACCGTGATCTAACGTATTCAAAGGTTCTGATGGAGCGAGTTATGGACGGGTGGCGTTCGAAGCGGTGGGTGTGTTGCGGAATCCTGCTGACCGGATTCTTTCTGAATCATGAGACAGGCCAGTCCGTGATTCACGCCGGCGACTACTTTCTGACGATCGGCGGCGGCTACGCGCCGTCGAGTAATCAGATCTCGCTGGAACGAAACGTGATCTTCTTTCAGGACGTTCTGGGACGTCTCTATCGAGATCCAGTGCACCACGATGTCCTCTTCAGCGACGGTAACGATCCCGGTCGCGATTTGCAGTTTCGCAGGGTCGCTCCGCTGCCACGTGAGTACGAACTCCTCGGACAACTCTTCGATGCTGGTAAGGGACAGAAGAATTTCTATCGCGATCACGAGCTGAATGACGTACGGGGAAGTTCATCCCTGACTCAATTCAAGAGCTGGATCAAAGAGACTGGGGCGACTCTGACGCCCGATGATCGTCTCGTGATCTACGTCACGGCCCATGGGGGGAAATCGACAACCAAAGGCCAGTCGGGAAACACTTGTATTTATCTGTGGAACAAAGAACGGTTGGATGTTGCGGAGTTCGCTCGCTCTCTGAAAGAACTACCCGCAGAGGTTCCTGTGGCTCTGGTGATGGTTCAGTGTTACTCGGGCGGGTTCACGAATCTGCTCTTCGAAAGCGGCGATCGCAGTCGCGGAATCGCCGACCGAGATGTGGCTGTGTTCTGCGCCACAATCGAGTCGCGTCCAGCTGCCGGCTGCACGGCAGATATCAACGAAGAAAACTACCACGAGTACAGCAGCTCTTTCTGGGCAGCAATCGGTGGTCAGACTCGAACAGGGGATAGTGTTCCGGCCGCTGACTTTGATCAGAATGGCCGCGTTTCGCTCTCTGAAGCCCACGCGTTCGCAGTCGCGACTCTTCCGAGTATCGATCTACCGATTTGCACATCGGACGTGTTTCTGCGGCAGTACAGTTCCCAGACCGACGCCGGGGGCGAAGAGGTAACCTTGGTGACGGACAGTGCTCCGCGGACGGAACTGGAAGCCCTCGCGACACCTGCTCAAAAGTACGTCCTCGACTCGTTGACGACTCAGTTGGAGATTGCTGATGAGGATCTCAAGTCGAAAGCGACGGAGTTGAAGCGGCGTCTGGATGGAGAGCTCAAGGAAATCGATCGGCAACTGGGGCGGGCTCGTGGCCAGGTTTCGAGCAGTCGAACTTTGATCCAGCGAACCGTGCTGACCCGCTGGCCAGAACTCAACCAGAGTTGGCATCCTGAGATTGCATCAATTGTGGAGAACGATCGAGACGCTTTGCTGAACGTCATCGAAACCCATTCGGAATTCGCCCAGTGGCAACAGCGAGTGCAGGCCGTTGAGGAACTCGACGCACAAAAGCTGCAGAAGAAAAAGGAGCAGGCTCGCTGTGAGCGGTTACTTTATCTTCTTGAATCACTGGCTCTGACCGCGAATCTGCCGCTCGTCGCTTCGGAAGAGATCCAGCAACGGTACACGCAGTTGAGAGCGATGGAAGGAATGAGTCTTGGCACCGGCTCGGGAAGTTCCCATGAGATGACAACCGTCACCGCTCGCAAGATTCCCCCGACAGAGACCTCCCCTGCTCCGGTGGATTCGTCGGGCGAATGAACCGGCGAAGTCAATCCCGGTGGACTGCCCGTCCGAGCCGGTCGTTCAAGGCTATGCCGAGACCTTCCTCCGGAAAGCGATCGACGACGATAAGGTCCAGTCCCATCCGGTCAAGTTCGTGAAGTGCAGCGAAGAATCCAGCGGCAGCCTCAACGAGATCTCCGGCCGGAGAGAGATTCACGATGTGGGTGAATCCTTTTCGGTCCTGCTGTTGCTCCAGTCCGACGGTCATTAACGCACGGCGTTGCGAAGCCCCACTCTCGTCCTCTTCTCCCGCGACGACGAGGGGAGTCCGAGGAGCATAATGTTCTTTGAGTTGCCCGGGGGCCTCAATGGCTGTTCCGCTCTCGTCGGATGAGATGAGAACAACCTCCTGGCCAAGGACCTCTTCGAGTCGCTCTCGGGTAATTCCTCCGGGGCGAAGAATTTCGAATCGTCCCCCGCTCTCTCGCAGAATCGTCGACTCGACGCCCACCCTGCTGGGGCCGGCGTCGAGGATGTAGTCGACCTTGCCACCGAGTTGCCGGGCCACATGGTCGGCTGTTGTCGGGCTGGTTCGTCCAAAGGGGTTGGCACTGGGAGCGGCCAGCGGAGTACCGGCTTTGTGGATCAGTTCGAGTGCCATCGAATGATCCGGCATCCGGACAGCCACCGTCGGGAGTCCGGACGTCACCAGGTCGGCGACCTCGGCCGTCTTCTCGAAGAGCAGCGTCAGCGGCCCCGGCCAGAAGGTTTCCATCAGAATCTGGTAGCGGGCGGGAATGCCCTGGACAAGCATCGCGAGCTGATCCTGATCGGCGATGTGCACGATGAGAGGATCGAATGTCGGCCGCTGCTTGGCCTCGAAGATCTTCGCGACTGCCGTGGGGTCGAATGCGTTCGCCGCCAGGCCGTAGACCGTTTCTGTCGGCATGGCAACCAGGCCCCCGCAACGGAGGATGGAAGCGGCGCGATCAACATCCTGACCAATCGGAGACGAAGCTGACATGAACGGTGCGAATCAATGAGCGGGGCGAGCGGCTCGTCAGCTCACAATCTCTGTATGCTGATGCGACGATTTCAACGAGAAACCCATTTCGAAC is part of the Rubinisphaera margarita genome and encodes:
- a CDS encoding iron-sulfur cluster assembly protein, producing MSETAWEQVANVDDFAGTDRVSVIIDDLPALIVQLEGEYFAIEDVCTHDGQPLTDGAIIENSIECPRHGARFDLKSGAPLCMPATQPVQTFEVDIREGVIFARPSTGESNSAAPASSTASASATTEAAAAGTSEQSGEDTGVPSTGPQEAPRVGDMLDSLKKVVDPELFVNIVDLGLVYDITEDNNQVTVTMTLTSPSCPAGPQIVAQAREAIESMPGVDGAEIKLTMSPPWTPEMMTEDARDQLGIF
- the sufD gene encoding Fe-S cluster assembly protein SufD, with protein sequence MEISEAEFAITTADGFEAFLDSRNEPEWLQQKRRDAFALYQQYCEQELDPEEFRRLDLRLFRPGDYRIRTTGDNSSATGQFNNLMTERGEFAGQVEHIDGTPVQSQLQNELAEKGVIFCSLAEAVEKHPELLQKHLLTHAVQTDTDRFSAWHSAFWTGGAFLYVPRNVELTQPLHSLIGLSRSGTADFSHTLVVLEDGARATLLEETSSADSNAAGMHMGAIELIVGAGAHLAYVQLQTWNERVFHFAHQCGRVARDGSLQWTVSALGSKFSHVHQDVMLDGKGATAQVNGVAFATERQKISYYTRQAHKAPNTTSDLLYKEVVRDRARMIWRGMIEVDEVAQLTDGYQRNDSLILSRDARVDAIPGLEINADDVRCTHAATAGQVDDEQILYCLSRGISRQEAMHIIVEGFFSQVFDRIPVELVRHTLSQTVQEKLGFGIED
- a CDS encoding L-threonylcarbamoyladenylate synthase → MSASSPIGQDVDRAASILRCGGLVAMPTETVYGLAANAFDPTAVAKIFEAKQRPTFDPLIVHIADQDQLAMLVQGIPARYQILMETFWPGPLTLLFEKTAEVADLVTSGLPTVAVRMPDHSMALELIHKAGTPLAAPSANPFGRTSPTTADHVARQLGGKVDYILDAGPSRVGVESTILRESGGRFEILRPGGITRERLEEVLGQEVVLISSDESGTAIEAPGQLKEHYAPRTPLVVAGEEDESGASQRRALMTVGLEQQQDRKGFTHIVNLSPAGDLVEAAAGFFAALHELDRMGLDLIVVDRFPEEGLGIALNDRLGRAVHRD
- a CDS encoding sodium-dependent transporter, translating into MAQKEQWGTRIGVILAVAGSAVGLGNFLRFPGQAAQNGGGAFMIPYFISLLLLGIPLCWAEWTMGRFAGTRGFHSAPGIFIVLCRNTFARYFGTLALLVPLVIYMYYVVIEAWCLSYAISYLDGSLMPASNPGAYDEYFGSLVGMGQDGALFRPGHRDFLGILIFTFAMNFFFIYRGITKGIEAFCRVAMPIMVILALVVLVRVLTLGTPDPGSPERNVVNGLGSMWNPNFSKLSNPSTWLAASGQIFFSLSVGFGVIINYASYMRKNDDVALSGLTATSMNEFFEVCLGGLITLPAAFIFLGVAAQDMGTFGLGFTALPSVFAVMPAGQLFGFLWFIMLFIAAITSSLSMLQPVIAFFEEGLGLKRHAAAAILGLISAIGSGFVVYFSKDLKALDTMDFWVGTMCIFILAMFQATVYSIAFSVQSGHAALHEGSHIRVPIALQYLLKFVTPVYLLLIFVAFCIFNVPDYFSAIGKSEVALASIMFISIVGAFLLVMVHIAGIRWMREGKLNFLLEEAESEQTESDSPAV
- the sufB gene encoding Fe-S cluster assembly protein SufB; its protein translation is MSTDAVEKNKVDIGEYRFGFHDPTDTYAFTSRKGLDPQIVAQISEMKKEPEWMRDFRLKSLELFFQKPMPYWGGNLSDLDFQDIYYYVKASQGQEKSWDDVPEDIRKTYDRLGIPEAEKKYLAGVKAQYESEVVYGSLQEDLSKQGVIFTDTDSALRDHPELFREHFGTVIPPADNKFAALNSAVWSGGSFIYVPPGVKIDFPLQAYFRINTQNMGQFERTLIIVDEGASVHYVEGCTAPTYSSDSLHSAVVEIIVKRGGRCRYTTIQNWSNNVYNLVTKRAMAYGDSLMEWVDGNLGSKLTMKYPAIYLMEPGARGETLSIAFASNGQHQDAGAKMVHCAPNTSSRIISKSISKDGGRSSYRGLVKVQDGAENCKSNVVCDALILDPESKSDTYPYIEIDESNVAIEHEASVSKIAEEQLLYLTSRGLTEAEASAMIVTGFIEPLVKELPMEYAVEMNRLIELQMEGSVG
- a CDS encoding helix-turn-helix transcriptional regulator; the encoded protein is MLDSIKQSDREFLSHLNELGEATIAQICDAEQVTTNAVRQRLSRLQAAGLIERTAVRHGRGRPQHKYSVTGDGRRLLGDNYYELATVLWRQLTSIPDEQLRSRIADELRRTLVNRYGENVNAADPAERIQQLQQALLKHGFDIQVEQEDDSVCLTEKACPYHDLAVDDRSICDLEQSVFEQILGMPLQLTQRCVDGHSCCRFEPVLLSTDSE
- the sufC gene encoding Fe-S cluster assembly ATPase SufC, coding for MNALLKIEDLHVNVGDTEILKGVNLEIRQGEIHALMGPNGSGKSTLAYTLIGHPKYEVTKGRIEIDGVELNEMDPSDRARLGLFLAFQYPVTIPGVKVADFLRLALSNVRNPDRKEGEGLISMREFRTELRETMQQLNMDSAFATRYLNEGFSGGEKKRMEILQLAMLKPKFALLDETDSGLDSDAVRVVSEGLSKLAGPEMGVLIITHHERLLEYNEPQFTHVMLAGKIVETGDAALAHDLHANGYDEVRKRHPEEAAWEEQQQETLTK
- a CDS encoding prephenate dehydrogenase, which encodes MNPADHQNESIGCLAICGVGLIGGSIARAARSRGVVSEVIGIGKNQARLQKAVEQGVIDRGSTEPESAAAQADLIIICTPVDLIASQVAQMLPHMRDSATITDAGSVKGEIVRELQAEGIDASQYVPGHPLAGSDKTGFEFADPDLFEKATIVLTPTAETADIHTRRVRTFWQALGGNVLTMQPEEHDSVLAMTSHLPHLVAAALAAAVQEDHLRLASSGFRDSTRIAAGDPELWTSIFRQNAAATLAAAREFQEKLTHLITAIEQDNADELKALLAEGKCRRDAWREQRLRLES